The Impatiens glandulifera chromosome 3, dImpGla2.1, whole genome shotgun sequence genome contains a region encoding:
- the LOC124928674 gene encoding paladin-like: MLLISWTHRQTPFSLLQILFLNWRRNNKAMLMPKELEQVMKQRGGSVLGKKTILKSDHFPGCQNKRLSPQIDGAPNYRQAESLHVHGVAIPTVDGIRNVLNHIGAQIEGKKMRVLWISLREEPVVYINGRPFVLRDVERPFSNLEYTGINRDRVEQMEARLTEDIMLESSSYGNKILVTDELPDGQMVDQWEPITHDSVKTPLEVYEELQAHGYLVDYERVPITDEKSPKEQDFDSLFKKILRADISTEVIFNCQMGRGRTTTGMVIATLVYLTRTGASGIPRSNSIGKISGNSSFVTDNLLNSEEAIRRGEYGVIRSLIRVLEGGLEGKRQVDKVIDKCSTMQNLREAIGTYRNSILRQRDEMKREASLSFFVEYLERYYFLICFTVYLHTEKTTHSPTSSGQSSFTHWMKARPELYSILRRLLRRDPMGALGYTNLNISGAKVTNGRPSEMSVVAALRNGEVLGRQTVLKSDHYPGCQNLTLPDRVEGAPNFREIPGFPVYGVANPTIDGIRSVIRRICSSNDARPVLWHNMREEPVIYINGKPFVLREVERPYKNMLEYTGIDRERVERMENRLKDDILRESNKYDGAIMVIHETDDGKIFDTWEQVSADSIQTPLDVFSSLEGEGFPIKYARMPITDGKAPKSSDFDEMAQNISSASKDTAFVFNCQMGRGRTTTGTVIACLLKLRIDHGRPIKIHFESKTGDEEIVEGDDMSSGDETATNGLKDNNNHAFGIDDILLLWKITRLFDNGVECRDALDGIIDRCSSLQNIRQAVLRYRKVFNQQNVEPRERRMALNRGAEYLERYFRLIAFAAYLGSESFDGFCGQGQSRMTFKNWLHQRPEVQAMKWSIRSRPGRFFTVPEELRAPHESQHGDAVMEAIVNDRNGSVLGQGSILKMYFFPGQRTSSSIQINGAPHVYKVDGYPVYSMSTPTIAGAKEMLSYLGAKPSTTKSCARKVIITDLREEAVVYINGSPFVLRELNKPVNSLKHVGVTGPVVENMEARLKEDIISEIKHSGGRMLLHREEYSEAPNQASVIGYWENIFVDDVKTPEEVYAALKDEDGYNIEYRRIPLTRERDALPSDIDAIQSCINDTAGSYLFASHTGFGGISYAMAITCIRIRSEVISRAKNVHFSPQLHQTCDEEARRSGDYRDILSLIRVLSYGPRSKADVDIIIERCGGAGHMKDDIVYYSEELDKLNDGDDDDKQSQLVDMGNKALRRYFLLITFRSYLYCTTSKDTTFSSWMDARPELGHLCNNLRIDK; this comes from the exons ATGCTGCTCATTAGTTGGACTCATCG TCAGACTCCATTTTCACTTCTGCAAATCCTTTTTCTTAATTGGAGGAGAAACAACAAAGCCATGTTGATGCCGAAGGAGCTCGAACAGGTCATGAAACAGAGAGGCGGTTCTGTACTTGGGAAGAAGACTATTCTGAAAAGCGATCATTTTCCCGGTTGTCAAAACAAACGTTTATCTCCTCAGATTGACGGAGCTCCTAATTATCGTCAG GCTGAATCATTGCATGTTCATGGTGTTGCGATCCCTACCGTGGATGGAATTCGGAATGTTCTCAACCATATTGGAGCTCAAATAGAAGGGAAGAAAATGCGAGTGCTATGGATTAGCCTACGGGAAGAACCA GTGGTTTATATAAATGGACGGCCCTTTGTTTTGCGGGATGTGGAGAGACCCTTCTCCAATCTCGAGTATACG GGTATCAACAGGGATAGGGTGGAGCAGATGGAAGCTCGTTTAACTGAAGATATTATGCTAGAGTCTTCGAG CTATGGAAATAAGATCCTTGTAACTGATGAACTGCCAGATGGTCAGATGGTGGATCAGTGGGAACCAATAACACATGATTCTGTGAAAACACCACTTGAG GTGTATGAAGAGCTACAAGCACATGGTTATCTTGTTGACTATGAACGTGTTCCTATAACAGATGAAAAATCACCTAAGGAGCAGGATTTTGATAGTTTG TTCAAGAAAATTTTGCGAGCCGATATTAGTACAGAGGTGATCTTTAATTGCCAAATGGGTCGTGGAAGAACTACAACTGGGATGGTTATTGCCACATTGGTTTATCTCACCCGAACTGGGGCTTCTG GTATTCCAAGGTCCAATTCAATTGGGAAAATTTCAGGAAACAGTTCCTTTGTTACAGACAATTTATTGAACTCGGAGGAGGCTATTCGTCGAGGAGAATATGGAGTTATTAGAAGCCTGATTCGGGTTCTAGAG GGTGGTCTCGAAGGAAAACGACAAGTTGACAAAGTGATAGATAAGTGTTCTACCATGCAG AACCTACGTGAAGCTATTGGTACATATCGTAACAGTATTTTACGTCAACGAGATGAAATGAAAAGGGAGGCATCACTTTCATTTTTCGTGGAGTATTTGGAAAGATATTATTTCCTCATATGTTTTACTGTTTACCTCCATACTGAAAAAACCACCCACTCGCCTACATCCTCTGGTCAAAGCAGTTTCACTCATTGGATGAAAGCAAGGCCCGAGTTGTACAGCATCCTTCGCAG GTTGCTGAGGAGAGATCCAATGGGTGCACTTGGTTACACAAACTTGAATATATCGGGGGCTAAAGTCACCAATGGACGCCCTTCTGAGATGAGTGTTGTTGCTGCCTTAAGAAATGGCGAAGTGCTCGGACGTCAAACTGTTCTTAAAAGTGACCACTATCCTGGCTGTCAAAATCTTACTTTACCAGATAGAGTTGAGGGTGCACCAAACTTTAGGGAAATTCCTGGATTCCCGGTTTATGGTGTTGCGAATCCAACAATAGATGGGATTCGATCTGTCATCAGGAGAATATGCAGCTCTAATGATGCCCGACCTGTATTGTGGCACAATATGAGAGAAGAACCTGTTATTTACATCAATGGGAAGCCGTTTGTTCTTCGTGAAGTTGAAAGACCCTATAAAAATATGCTAGAGTATACGGGAATTGACCGAGAAAGAGTAGAGAGAATGGAGAATCGATTAAAGGATGATATACTGCGGGAGTCTAACAAGTATGATGGTGCTATAATGGTTATCCACGAAACAGATGATGGGAAAATATTTGATACTTGGGAACAAGTGAGTGCCGATTCAATCCAGACTCCATTGGATGTTTTCTCATCCTTGGAAGGTGAAGGCTTTCCTATCAAGTATGCCCGTATGCCTATAACTGACGGAAAAGCTCCAAAAAGCTCGGATTTTGACGAGATGGCTCAGAATATTTCATCAGCTTCTAAGGATACGGCTTTTGTTTTCAACTGCCAGATGGGTAGAGGGAGGACAACTACGGGTACTGTAATTGCTTGCCTTTTGAAGCTTCGAATTGATCATGGCCGACCAATCAAAATACATTTTGAAAGTAAAACTGGTGATGAAGAAATAGTGGAGGGTGACGACATGTCAAGTGGCGATGAAACTGCTACAAATGGTTTGAAAGATAACAATAATCATGCTTTTGGAATAGATGACATATTGTTGCTGTGGAAGATTACGAGACTGTTTGATAATGGGGTTGAATGTCGAGACGCTTTAGATGGTATAATCGATAGATGCTCTTCTCTGCAGAATATTCGTCAAGCTGTGTTGCGATATAGGAAGGTATTCAATCAACAAAATGTGGAGCCGAGGGAAAGGAGAATGGCTTTGAATCGGGGAGCAGAGTACCTGGAACGATATTTTCGTTTAATTGCTTTCGCTGCATATCTTGGAAGCGAGTCTTTTGATGGGTTTTGTGGGCAAGGTCAATCTAGGATGACATTCAAGAACTGGTTGCATCAAAGGCCAGAAGTGCAAGCTATGAAATGGAGCATAAGATCGAGGCCTGGACGCTTTTTCACAGTCCCT GAGGAGTTGAGAGCACCACATGAATCTCAACATGGAGATGCAGTGATGGAGGCTATTGTAAATGATCGTAATGGTTCAGTTCTAGGGCAAGGCTCCATACTGAAGATGTATTTCTTTCCTGGTCAAAGAACTTCAAGTAGTATTCAAATCAATGGCGCACCACATGTCTacaag GTGGATGGTTATCCTGTGTATAGTATGTCGACTCCAACAATTGCAGGTGCGAAAGAGATGCTTTCATATTTAGGCGCCAAGCCAAGCACTACAAAAAGTTGCGCCCGCAAAGTTATTATAACAGACCTGAGAGAAGAAGCTGTAGTTTACATAAATGGTTCACCATTTGTGCTCAGGGAGCTAAATAAACCTGTCAATTCACTCAAGCATGTTGGAGTCACCGGACCTGTG GTGGAAAACATGGAGGCACGACTTAAAGAAGATATAATAAGTGAAATAAAACATTCTGGCGGGAGAATGCTTTTGCATCGTGAAGAATACAGTGAGGCTCCAAATCAGGCTAGTGTGATAGGATATTGGGAGAACATATTTGTGGATGACGTGAAAACTCCTGAAGAAGTGTACGCCGCATTAAAGGATGAGGACGGTTACAATATTGAGTATAGGAGGATACCGTTAACAAGAGAAAGAGATGCCTTACCTTCAGATATTGACGCAATCCAATCTTGTATAAACGA CACTGCAGGGTCTTATCTGTTTGCATCTCACACGGGATTTGGAGGCATTTCATACGCGATGGCTATTACTTGTATAAGAATCCGTTCGGAAGTAATAAGTCGAGCAAAAAATGTTCATTTTTCTCCCCAACTTCATCAGACTTGTGACGAAGAGGCGCGTCGAAGTGGCGACTATCGTGACATACTGAGTCTCATCAGAGTCCTATCGTATGGTCCTCGAAGTAAAGCAGATGTTGACATTATAATAGAAAG GTGTGGAGGTGCGGGGCATATGAAAGATGATATTGTGTACTATAGCGAGGAACTTGATAAGCTAAATGATGGAGACGATGATGACAAACAATCTCAACTGGTGGATATGGGAAACAAGGCTTTAAG GCGGTATTTCTTGCTGATAACGTTTAGATCGTACCTTTACTGTACAACATCAAAGGATACTACATTCTCAAGTTGGATGGATGCAAGGCCTGAGCTTGGTCACCTTTGTAATAACCTCAGGAttgacaaataa
- the LOC124928672 gene encoding protein COP1 SUPPRESSOR 2, which translates to MSSKLKKNFRKRTFEDEGDNESELARRNSNDEEEEEERRLALEEVKFLQKQRCKKSGMPALPAPQTGATAGGGVGGVGNGSEGGLVQKRVKDKNEGEGEKEELVLQDTFAQETAVLEEDPNMLRYVEQELAKKRGKNIDDENKTENDIKHAEDELYKIPDHLKVKKRNSEESSTQWTTGIAEIQLPIEFKLRNIEETEAAKKLLQEKRLVGRPKSESNMPSSYSADYFQRGRDYAEKLRREHPELYKDRSTSTTTTTDDNKTTESDAPAKDGGVQRRAAATDEFMLDKFRKRERHRMRR; encoded by the exons ATGTCTTCTAAACTGAAGAAGAATTTCCGTAAGCGAACCTTCGAGGATGAAGGCGATAATGAATCTGAGCTAGCTAGAAGAAACTCCAacgacgaagaagaagaagaagagaggag attgGCTTTAGAAGAGGTGAAGTTCCTTCAGAAACAAAGATGCAAGAAATCTGGAATGCCTGCCCTACCTGCACCTCAAACCGGAGCTACGGCCGGTGGAGGTGTCGGTGGTGTCGGCAACGGAAGCGAAGGTGGATTGGTTCAAAAGAGAGTCAAGGATAAAAACGAAGGAGAAGGAGAGAAAGAAGAGCTTGTCTTGCAAGATACCTTCGCTCAAGAAACTGCTGTTCTTGAGGAAGATCCCAATAT GTTGAGATATGTTGAACAAGAACTGGCAAAGAAGAGAGGAAAGAACATTGATGATGAAAATAAGACTGAGAATGATATCAAGCATGCTGAAGATGAATTGTACAAAATTCCTGACCATCTTAAA GTTAAGAAGAGAAACTCAGAGGAAAGTTCAACTCAATGGACAACTGGAATTGCTGAGATTCAGCTCCCCATTGA ATTCAAACTTAGAAACATCGAGGAAACCGAGGCTGCAAAGAAGCTTCTACAAGAGAAGAGGCTTGTGGGTAGACCCAAATCAGAATCAAACATGCCATCTAGTTACAGTGCTGATTATTTTCAACGAGGAAGAGATTATGCTGAAAAGCTAAGAAGAG aACACCCGGAGCTTTACAAGGACAGAAGCACCTCCACCACCACGACTACAGATGACAACAAAACTACAGAATCTGATGCCCCCGCCAAAGATGGAGGAGTACAAAGGCGAGCTGCCGCAACAGATGAGTTCATGCTTGACAAATTCCGCAAAAGAGAACGCCATCGTATGCGCAGATGA
- the LOC124928673 gene encoding uncharacterized protein LOC124928673 translates to MSDDDFAPAARLVNFVSEDQLAEARRTRGPRVEDGTAQRDRPLFEILRENKDKRDAEFNERFKHRPPKALDEDETEFLEKYETSKREYERQIADDEAEQLRSFQARVTAKSLMVHELKEVPPPPKEEELKKPINRKNPQSNPLVRFIKVVPQAKKAKLDPQAETNEPLDSGKAKTSSVVTANVGLVSYSDESDEDD, encoded by the exons ATGTCTGACGATGATTTTGCTCCGGCAGCAAGGTTGGTCAATTTTGTGTCCGAGGATCAG TTGGCTGAAGCTAGGCGAACTCGAGGTCCACGAGTCGAGGATGGTACTGCTCAGAGAGATAGACCTCTCTTTGAG ATTTTGAGAGAAAACAAAGACAAGCGTGATGCAGAATTTAATGAAAGGTTCAAGCATA GGCCACCAAAAGCTTTGGATGAAGATGAGACTGAGTTTCTTGAGAAATATGAGACG TCAAAGAGAGAATATGAACGCCAAATAGCAGATGATGAAGCTGAACAGTTGCGAAGTTTCCAA GCTAGAGTGACAGCAAAGTCTTTGATGGTTCATGAGCTGAAGGAAGTACCTCCTCCTCCGAAGGAAGAG GAGTTGAAGAAGCCTATCAACAGGAAAAACCCGCAATCTAATCCTTTAGTCCGTTTTATAAAAGTTGTGCCGCAAGCAAAGAAAGCCAAACTTGATCCACAGGCTGAGACTAACGAACCTCTTGATTCTGGTAAGGCTAAAACTTCTAGTGTAGTAACTGCTAATGTTGGTTTAGTTTCATATAGCGATGAAAGTGACGAAGACGATTAG
- the LOC124929829 gene encoding ABC transporter B family member 4-like, translating to MAEDGQNRGQAFETELPALASNSSSSGDQEKVDKSKTVPFFKLFTFADRTDLWLMIAGIVGSIGNGMTMPLMTVLFGELIDSFGQNQSDQANIVTVVSKVSLKFVYLALGAGGAAFLQVACWMVTGERQAARIRNLYLKAILRQDVAFFDTETNTGEVVGRMSGDTVLIQEAMGEKVGKFIQLISTFVGGFVIALIKGWLLTLVLLTCIPLLVITGAAMAIVIGKMASKGQTAYGKAATLVEQTIGSIRTVASFTGENQAIARYNTSLQTAYDSGVHEGLAAGFGLGSLMLMIFCSYALAVWYGGKLIIEKGYTGGDVLNVIIAVLTGSMSLGQSSPCISAFSAGQAAAYKLFETINRKPEIDPYEEKGKILNDIRGDIELKNVYFNYPARPDETIFSGFSLVIPCGTRMALVGQSGSGKSTVISLIERFYDPMEGEVLIDGINLKEYQLKWIRQRIGLVSQEPVLFTSSIMDNIAYGKENATLEEIKEAAQLANAAKFIDKLPQGLDTMVGEHGTALSGGQKQRIAIARAILKNPRILLLDEATSALDAESERVVQEALDRIMGNRTTVIVAHRLTTVRNANTIAVIHRGKIAEKGSHSELLRDPEGAYSQLIKLQEVNKDSERDVDHDKTELIRAPSRRLSRRSSSDPHFASFGIPVGLIVPETTLTEGEAAPKTEKPPTVPLSRLARLNKPEIPVLLAGTLAAIVNGSILPVFGLLISVVIKSFFEPPNELRRDTRSWAIIFVALGFTSFLAYPTRTYLFSIAGNKLIKRIRSMCFEKVVNMEVSWFDQPENSSGAIGARLSADAATIRALVGDALAQIVQDSSSAVAGLLIAFLASWELALVILALLPLLMISGLIQVKFMKGFAADAKVMYEEASQVATDAVGSMRTVASYSAEEKIMETYNEKCEGPRKNGIRQGLVSGVGFGISFTLLYLVYALSFYAGALLVKAGRITFSDVFRVFFALTMAAMGISQSSSLAPDSTKAKTAASSIFAILDRKSEIDPSNESGMILDEVKGEIELRHISFKYPTRPDIHIFRDLCLTIHSGKTVALVGESGSGKSTVIALLERFYDPNSGQITLDGVDIQRLKLKWLRQQMGLVGQEPVLFNDTIRTNIAYGKGGDATESEILSASQLANAHKFISGLNQGYDTMVGERGIQMSGGQKQRVAIARAIVKDPKILLLDEATSALDAESERVVQDALDRVMVNRTTVVVAHRLSTIKNADVIAVVKNGVIVEKGSHDTLIHINDGVYASLVALHMSTSS from the exons ATGGCCGAAGATGGCCAGAATCGAGGTCAAGCATTCGAAACAGAACTACCTGCGCTGGCCAGTAATTCCAGTAGCAGTGGAGATCAGGAGAAAGTTGACAAGTCCAAGACGGTGCCATTCTTCAAGCTTTTTACATTTGCAGACAGAACGGACCTGTGGCTGATGATTGCCGGGATAGTTGGTTCCATAGGGAACGGTATGACGATGCCTCTCATGACTGTACTGTTCGGTGAACTCATTGATTCCTTTGGACAGAATCAAAGTGATCAAGCAAATATAGTTACCGTCGTCTCCAAA GTATCTTTAAAATTTGTCTATTTGGCTCTTGGAGCTGGAGGAGCAGCATTTCTTC AAGTAGCTTGTTGGATGGTGACCGGAGAAAGACAAGCGGCGAGAATTAGAAACCTGTATCTAAAAGCCATTCTAAGACAAGACGTGGCTTTCTTTGATACAGAGACAAATACAGGTGAAGTTGTTGGTAGAATGTCTGGAGATACTGTTCTTATTCAAGAAGCCATGGGAGAGAAG GTTGGAAAATTTATACAACTAATTTCTACATTCGTGGGAGGTTTTGTAATTGCATTAATCAAGGGTTGGCTTCTAACTCTAGTTCTGTTAACTTGCATTCCTTTGCTTGTGATAACCGGTGCTGCCATGGCCATTGTCATTGGAAAAATGGCTTCTAAAGGGCAAACTGCATATGGAAAAGCTGCAACTTTGGTTGAACAGACAATTGGCTCCATTAGAACA GTTGCATCATTCACTGGGGAGAATCAAGCCATAGCTAGATACAACACATCCCTTCAAACGGCCTATGACTCTGGTGTTCACGAAGGTTTAGCCGCAGGGTTCGGTTTAGGGTCGCTCATGCTAATGATATTCTGTAGTTATGCTTTGGCTGTATGGTATGGTGGGAAGCTAATCATAGAAAAAGGGTATACTGGTGGTGATGTTCTTAATGTCATTATTGCAGTCTTAACCGGGTCAAT GTCGCTTGGGCAGTCATCTCCCTGCATTAGTGCATTTTCAGCAGGTCAAGCTGCTGCATACAAGCTGTTCGAGACAATAAACAGAAAGCCTGAGATTGACCCATACGAGGAGAAAGGGAAAATATTGAATGATATTCGTGGTGATATTGAATTGAAAAATGTATATTTCAACTATCCTGCCAGGCCAGATGAGACGATATTTAGCGGATTCTCCCTTGTCATCCCTTGTGGAACTAGGATGGCTTTGGTTGGGCAAAGTGGGAGTGGTAAATCAACTGTGATTAGTCTAATAGAGAGGTTTTATGATCCAATGGAGGGTGAAGTACTTATTGATGGCATTAACCTCAAAGAATATCAACTTAAATGGATTCGTCAGAGAATCGGTCTTGTGAGCCAAGAACCAGTTTTGTTCACATCCAGTATTATGGATAATATTGCATATGGGAAAGAAAACGCAACACTAGAAGAGATTAAAGAGGCAGCTCAGTTAGCAAACGCGGCAAAGTTCATTGACAAATTACCTCAG GGGTTAGACACAATGGTGGGTGAGCATGGAACTGCACTATCTGGTGGCCAGAAGCAAAGAATTGCCATAGCCAGGGCAATTCTAAAGAACCCACGAATCTTACTGCTCGATGAAGCGACTAGTGCGCTCGATGCAGAATCCGAGAGGGTTGTACAAGAGGCTCTAGATAGAATCATGGGTAACCGAACTACTGTTATTGTCGCCCATCGTTTAACCACTGTGAGAAACGCCAACACGATTGCAGTCATTCACAGAGGAAAAATCGCAGAAAAAG GCTCACATTCTGAATTGCTGAGAGATCCAGAAGGAGCATATTCACAACTGATAAAATTGCAAGAAGTGAATAAAGATTCAGAAAGAGACGTTGATCATGACAAAACCGAGCTTATTAGAGCTCCCAGCAGACGGTTGTCAAGAAGAAGCAGCAGTGACCCTCATTTCGCCTCATTTGGTATCCCTGTTGGGCTCATTGTTCCCGAAACAACTTTAACAGAAGGTGAGGCTGCCCCTAAAACAGAAAAACCTCCAACAGTCCCACTTAGTCGCCTTGCTCGTCTCAACAAACCAGAAATTCCAGTTCTATTAGCTGGAACTCTAGCTGCAATCGTCAATGGTTCCATCCTCCCAGTCTTTGGATTACTGATTTCCGTCGTGATCAAGTCGTTTTTCGAGCCTCCAAACGAGTTACGAAGGGATACTAGATCCTGGGCAATTATTTTTGTTGCTCTTGGATTTACATCATTCTTGGCATATCCAACAAGAACATATTTATTCTCAATTGCTGGTAATAAGTTGATAAAGAGGATCAGGTCAATGTGTTTCGAAAAGGTAGTCAACATGGAGGTAAGCTGGTTTGATCAGCCTGAGAACTCGAGCGGGGCCATTGGTGCTAGACTCTCTGCAGATGCTGCCACTATCAGAGCATTGGTTGGAGACGCGCTTGCTCAGATCGTTCAGGATAGCTCATCAGCTGTTGCTGGTTTGTTGATCGCGTTTCTAGCAAGTTGGGAATTGGCTCTCGTCATCCTCGCATTGTTGCCTTTATTAATGATTAGTGGATTGATTCAAGTGAAGTTCATGAAAGGGTTTGCTGCTGATGCAAAG GTGATGTATGAGGAAGCAAGCCAAGTTGCAACAGATGCAGTTGGGAGCATGAGAACTGTGGCTTCTTATTCTGCTGAGGAAAAAATAATGGAAACGTACAATGAGAAATGTGAGGGACCTAGGAAGAATGGGATAAGGCAAGGTTTGGTTAGTGGAGTAGGTTTTGGGATATCTTTCACTTTGTTGTACTTAGTCTATGCACTAAGCTTTTATGCCGGAGCACTTCTTGTTAAAGCTGGTCGGATAACTTTCTCAGACGTGTTCAGA GTTTTCTTTGCACTGACAATGGCAGCCATGGGAATTTCTCAGTCGAGCTCGTTAGCTCCGGATTCCACCAAAGCTAAGACAGCTGCGAGTTCGATATTTGCCATTCTTGACAGGAAATCAGAGATAGACCCAAGTAATGAGTCTGGTATGATCCTAGATGAGGTAAAGGGTGAGATCGAGCTAAGACATATAAGCTTCAAGTACCCAACTAGGCCAGATATCCATATCTTTCGCGATCTCTGCTTGACCATTCACAGTGGCAAg ACGGTGGCTTTAGTCGGAGAAAGTGGAAGTGGGAAGTCAACCGTGATTGCTTTATTGGAAAGATTCTACGACCCTAATTCCGGTCAAATTACACTAGATGGGGTAGACATACAGAGGCTTAAATTGAAGTGGCTAAGGCAGCAAATGGGGTTGGTGGGTCAAGAACCAGTCCTTTTCAACGACACAATTCGCACCAACATAGCTTATGGAAAAGGAGGGGATGCAACAGAGTCAGAAATTTTATCAGCATCTCAATTGGCAAATGCCCACAAGTTCATCAGCGGATTAAACCAG gGTTACGACACGATGGTGGGAGAGAGAGGAATTCAGATGTCCGGTGGACAAAAGCAAAGAGTGGCAATCGCCCGAGCTATAGTGAAGGATCCTAAGATATTGTTGCTTGATGAAGCAACAAGTGCCCTCGACGCAGAGTCAGAGAGGGTGGTCCAAGATGCCTTGGACCGTGTGATGGTGAACCGAACAACAGTTGTAGTAGCCCATCGCTTGTCCACAATCAAGAATGCAGATGTGATTGCGGTTGTAAAGAATGGTGTCATCGTGGAGAAGGGAAGCCACGATACACTTATCCACATCAATGATGGCGTTTACGCTTCTTTGGTAGCCCTTCACATGAGTACTTCATCCTAA